CATAACTGCCACTAGCGAGAATTTGCTCGTTAGGACTGATAGCAACACAAGTAACCCAACTTGTATGGCCAGTGAAGGTATGTAACAGCTTCTTATTTTTCAGATTCCATATTTTAATAGTGCGATCGCCACTACCACTAACTAAAATCTCCTGCTGACGACAAATAGCCAGCGAGTAGATCGCATCAGTATGTCCCTTCAAAATGTGTAGTAATTGCCCCATAGCTATATGTGAAATTTTAATAGCAGTATCGCTACCGCCACTAAAGACAGTTTGACCATCTGAACTGATAGCAATAGCCACCACAGGCGTTGAATGTACCTTGAGAGTATTGACTAATTTCCCTGTAGATACTTGCCAAACCATAATAGTGCAGTCATTGCTACCACTCACTAAAGTTTGGCTATCTGGACTAAAAGCAAGGCATCTTATCGACTTAATATGACCATTTAAAGTATGTATTAATTTTCCTGTTTTGAGATGCCAAATTTTAACAGTGTTGTCACTACTTCCACTAGCGAGAAATTGCCCATCTGGACTAATTACAGTTGCACAGACCCAATTTGAATGATTTAAGGTATGTATACATTTCCAAGGCGAAGCTGGAGTTTTTACTTCAGATGTGGGTGGTTTAGACTGTGTTATTCTTTGTTGAAGTTCCAGTTGTACCGCATTTCTCAAATCTGATTTTGCTCTATTTTCATAGCCTAATTTAGAACAGGCTAACCCTCGATATTTATAAGCTTCAAAATAATTAGGATTGAGGCGAATTGCTTGGGTAAAATCCTCAATTGCTTCAGTATATCTTCCTCGTTGAGCATTCTCCATGCCGCGTTTGTAGAAAGTTTCTGCATTGGATGTGTAAGCGTCAACCTTTGTTTGATGAGATTGAGAAGATTGATCTGTTGCCTCTGCGCGATCGGACTTTAACCTGCCATAAGCCTGATTAATTTCTTTAATCTTTTCTTCTGCTACCAGCTTTTGCTGAGGTTCGAGAAAACTATCTGGATGCCAAACCTTCGCCAAACGGCGGTAAGCTTGCTTGATTTCCTGTGGTGATGCATTGGGTTTCAACTCCAAAATTTCGTAGGCACGATCGATATCAAGGCGCATACTGGGATATAGGCAACACATTGAAACTATGCTTAGTATTCCCAAAAATTTCCTCGACACCACCCAAACACCACATTCTGGTTATCACTGGGATGGTAGTAGCCGTCGCTTTTTTGAAGGCTGGTATTATCGCGTCACCTTACCCGATTGCGGTCAAACTTTTGCCTTTATGTACTCTATTGAAGACCCGATTGGCAATCAACCCCACAGTGGTGGTTCAGCCCAAGTTCTAGGGCCAAACGATGAATATATCTGCCGAACTTTTCCGGATGTCACAAAATTTTGGGCGAGTCGCGATGTCTTAGCTTTGGGTCATTGGGGGACAACAGATTTAGCTACCCAACCCTTCTACCTGATCCCAGCAGAGTTTGAACATCATGTTCAACAAGGCTATCAAGCTACAGCTACCTTAAATCAAGGAATTATTAGCGACCCTGCTACAGGTAATTATTGCCGTTGGCAGTATGAAATTAAGCCAGTATATGCTTGGGGTAATCATGGCGGTCTGCAACAATCAACCGCTGGCTGGCTCTCATTTTTGCAGATTTTTGAACCGGGATGGCAAATTTTAATGGCTCACGGTTTAGCTAGTGGGTGGATTGATTGGAACGGTAAAATCTACGAATTCACCAACGCCCCAGCCTACGGCGAAAAAAATTGGGGTGGTGCTTTTCCTAAAAGATGGTTTTGGTTAAATTGTAATAGCTTC
The genomic region above belongs to Calothrix sp. NIES-2098 and contains:
- a CDS encoding heat shock protein DnaJ domain-containing protein, whose protein sequence is MRLDIDRAYEILELKPNASPQEIKQAYRRLAKVWHPDSFLEPQQKLVAEEKIKEINQAYGRLKSDRAEATDQSSQSHQTKVDAYTSNAETFYKRGMENAQRGRYTEAIEDFTQAIRLNPNYFEAYKYRGLACSKLGYENRAKSDLRNAVQLELQQRITQSKPPTSEVKTPASPWKCIHTLNHSNWVCATVISPDGQFLASGSSDNTVKIWHLKTGKLIHTLNGHIKSIRCLAFSPDSQTLVSGSNDCTIMVWQVSTGKLVNTLKVHSTPVVAIAISSDGQTVFSGGSDTAIKISHIAMGQLLHILKGHTDAIYSLAICRQQEILVSGSGDRTIKIWNLKNKKLLHTFTGHTSWVTCVAISPNEQILASGSYDQSIKLWNISTGKQINTLAGHHNFVWSVAFTPDGEFVASGSADQTVKLWQVKNGQQVYTLGNHSDWVNAIAFSPDGKTLASGSRDMTIKIWQ